A genomic region of Candidatus Marimicrobium litorale contains the following coding sequences:
- a CDS encoding NAD(P)-dependent alcohol dehydrogenase, producing the protein MAEKLQNNFMKAATVKGYGSIAKVVVKEKKRPSPGKNDVLVEVHCSSVNPKDWKLNKAITALIPDVGFRPFIIGDDLSGVVVEKGSEVTEFDVGDEVYGMDMRLRTSACADYASIATSRIARKPANISHREAGVAPLAALTALQGFKIAELKRGQRILIIGASGGVGTYAVQIAKALGAEVTAVCSYRNIDLVKSLGADHVIDYTENDFTNNEDSFDVIFDATSYESAKTCASLMQQGGLFVTTFGQSKGFSSAIISRLFPVQHRTLAVTVESNTDDLNELTELFEKRALKTVLDSEFSFGDIDEAYQRSMTGRAKGKIAIKVLESNQVTRK; encoded by the coding sequence GTGGCGGAAAAATTACAGAATAACTTTATGAAAGCGGCAACTGTCAAAGGCTACGGCTCTATTGCGAAAGTTGTGGTAAAGGAAAAGAAAAGGCCGTCTCCGGGTAAGAACGATGTGCTGGTTGAGGTCCATTGTTCCTCGGTTAACCCCAAGGATTGGAAGCTCAACAAGGCGATTACCGCTCTAATACCTGATGTGGGGTTTCGTCCCTTTATTATCGGTGACGACCTCTCTGGCGTAGTTGTTGAGAAAGGTAGTGAGGTAACTGAGTTTGACGTTGGGGATGAGGTGTATGGGATGGACATGCGGCTGCGCACAAGCGCATGTGCTGACTACGCTAGTATCGCCACCAGTAGAATTGCCAGAAAACCCGCGAATATTTCACACCGTGAAGCCGGTGTGGCGCCTCTCGCGGCGCTGACTGCACTGCAAGGCTTTAAGATTGCAGAGCTTAAGAGAGGGCAGAGGATTCTGATTATTGGTGCGTCCGGCGGTGTTGGGACGTATGCGGTACAAATCGCCAAGGCCTTGGGGGCAGAGGTCACGGCCGTATGCAGTTATCGCAATATTGATCTGGTTAAGTCTTTGGGTGCCGATCATGTCATCGATTACACTGAAAATGATTTTACCAATAATGAAGACAGTTTTGACGTGATATTTGATGCGACATCCTACGAATCCGCTAAAACTTGTGCGTCGCTTATGCAACAGGGCGGGCTATTCGTTACCACCTTTGGCCAGTCTAAAGGGTTCTCATCTGCAATCATTTCAAGACTCTTTCCTGTGCAACATCGAACCCTCGCGGTGACGGTGGAGAGTAATACGGATGATCTAAACGAGCTCACCGAATTGTTCGAGAAGCGAGCGCTTAAGACTGTTCTGGATAGTGAATTCTCTTTTGGAGATATCGATGAGGCCTATCAGCGCAGCATGACTGGAAGGGCGAAAGGCAAGATAGCGATTAAGGTTCTGGAAAGTAATCAGGTCACCAGGAAATAA
- a CDS encoding flavin-containing monooxygenase, protein MKAESESKPSVADVIQVDVIIVGAGLSGISAAYHLNKHCPEKTYLIVEARDSLGGTWDFFRYPGVRSDSDMYTLGYSFEPWTGGKMFSDGPSIREYIRRTADKYDITKNILFGRKVQRASWSSTDARWTIEVESQESKKPAYYSCNFIFSCSGYYDYEQAYQPAFESSDDFEGEFFHSQFWPKGLDYKDKEVVVIGSGATAVTIVPAIAESTKHITMLQRSPTYILPAPDTDIVARYLGPLLPEKVLHAINRWKYIVLVTWVLKISKWRPEFVKKALRRAARQVLGSHYDVDTHFKPNYQPWDQRLCADPDGLFYRAIADGEASVVTDHIDKFISTGIKLKSGETLNADIIVSATGLKLVALGGIDISVDQAPFTTGESFSYKGMMFSGLPNFVQCFGYAQAGSYTLKVDLTCQYACRLINLMDSKRYNYCVPENEDPNMEVEDMLSVLSSGYVRRSVHLFPKVGKRAPWKRNENYFLDLLETRFSPVEEEGLVFHRASDASAGS, encoded by the coding sequence ATGAAAGCAGAGTCCGAAAGTAAGCCCAGCGTGGCGGATGTAATTCAGGTGGATGTCATTATCGTTGGCGCAGGCCTGTCGGGAATTTCTGCCGCCTATCATCTGAACAAGCACTGCCCAGAAAAGACCTATTTAATTGTGGAGGCTAGGGATAGCCTTGGTGGAACATGGGATTTTTTTCGATATCCTGGCGTTCGCTCTGATTCTGATATGTACACGTTGGGCTATTCGTTTGAGCCATGGACCGGTGGGAAAATGTTTTCCGATGGCCCGTCGATCCGAGAGTATATAAGGAGGACCGCCGACAAATACGACATCACAAAAAATATCCTATTTGGTAGAAAAGTTCAGCGAGCGAGTTGGTCAAGTACAGACGCTAGATGGACGATTGAAGTCGAATCTCAAGAATCGAAAAAACCTGCCTATTATAGCTGTAATTTTATTTTCAGCTGCAGTGGCTATTATGATTACGAGCAGGCGTACCAGCCCGCATTTGAAAGCAGCGATGACTTCGAAGGTGAATTCTTTCATTCCCAATTCTGGCCGAAAGGCCTTGATTACAAAGACAAAGAAGTCGTTGTTATTGGAAGTGGCGCAACCGCAGTGACAATCGTTCCCGCTATAGCAGAGTCGACCAAGCACATCACAATGCTGCAGCGCTCTCCGACCTATATTCTGCCGGCGCCTGATACTGACATCGTAGCCAGATATTTGGGGCCATTGCTACCCGAGAAAGTTCTGCATGCGATAAATCGTTGGAAATATATTGTTCTTGTCACTTGGGTTCTGAAGATCAGCAAGTGGCGGCCTGAGTTTGTAAAAAAGGCGCTACGGCGAGCGGCCCGTCAAGTTCTGGGTAGTCACTACGATGTTGATACGCACTTCAAGCCAAACTATCAGCCCTGGGATCAGCGGCTTTGCGCAGATCCGGATGGCCTGTTTTATCGAGCGATTGCAGATGGAGAGGCTTCCGTGGTGACAGACCATATTGATAAATTCATCAGTACGGGAATAAAGCTTAAGTCTGGCGAGACGCTTAATGCGGATATCATTGTGTCGGCAACAGGCCTGAAATTGGTTGCATTAGGCGGAATCGATATCAGCGTTGATCAAGCGCCGTTCACAACAGGTGAATCCTTTAGCTATAAAGGCATGATGTTTAGCGGACTGCCAAATTTCGTGCAATGTTTCGGCTATGCTCAGGCAGGGTCCTATACTCTGAAAGTAGATTTAACCTGCCAGTATGCCTGCCGATTGATCAACTTGATGGACAGCAAGCGATACAATTACTGTGTTCCAGAAAACGAAGACCCGAATATGGAGGTAGAAGATATGCTTTCGGTTCTATCTTCTGGATATGTTAGAAGGTCCGTGCATCTTTTTCCGAAAGTTGGGAAGAGGGCACCTTGGAAGCGCAACGAAAACTACTTCCTGGACTTGCTCGAAACGCGCTTTAGTCCCGTTGAAGAAGAGGGTCTGGTTTTCCATCGAGCAAGCGACGCAAGCGCAGGGAGTTGA
- a CDS encoding alpha/beta hydrolase family esterase: MRQCSFGLVAILGIMAVSLPCSAVDFSPVYTNINVDGTSRNFGYYVPESYDPSKQTPLLFMFHGFGGNNSEASGGSAENGYYGWQTSAHENGFIVIFPLGTGFLPWGFGQNSDDLDFIDEMVVWAKANYNIRETHIFTTGHSYGAMFSYAAARWRGDVIAAFGEHSGNRSTAVPPGPNPTPKLNGILLHAVDDGLVNYSGSQTLYDELVANGHNVYEDGIGIDGIIEVNGWGPDNHRYRKVHNQTQWDFFMASAPPIIDDDIDDDGVSDGEDNCPYDANTDQLDTNGDLEGDACDIDDDGDGWADVDDNCSLVANPQQKDADSDSVGDVCDNCVITPNTDQLDADEDGVGDLCGAFGC; encoded by the coding sequence ATGAGGCAATGCAGTTTTGGCTTAGTGGCTATTTTAGGGATAATGGCAGTATCTCTGCCTTGTTCGGCTGTCGATTTTTCGCCTGTATATACCAATATAAATGTTGATGGAACTTCAAGGAATTTTGGCTACTATGTGCCGGAGTCGTATGATCCATCGAAGCAGACGCCGCTTCTTTTTATGTTTCACGGCTTCGGCGGCAATAACAGCGAAGCAAGCGGGGGCTCTGCGGAAAATGGCTATTACGGGTGGCAGACCTCTGCTCACGAAAATGGATTTATTGTCATCTTCCCTCTGGGTACAGGTTTTTTACCTTGGGGCTTTGGTCAAAATTCGGATGATCTAGATTTCATTGATGAGATGGTTGTCTGGGCGAAGGCTAATTACAATATTCGGGAGACACACATTTTTACAACGGGGCATTCGTACGGCGCAATGTTCAGCTATGCCGCAGCAAGATGGCGTGGTGATGTTATAGCGGCTTTTGGAGAGCATTCTGGTAATCGCAGTACAGCGGTGCCCCCCGGGCCGAATCCGACACCCAAACTGAATGGAATTCTGCTACACGCTGTTGATGACGGCCTTGTTAACTATTCGGGTAGCCAAACTCTCTATGATGAACTCGTGGCGAACGGACACAACGTATATGAAGATGGCATCGGCATCGATGGCATTATAGAGGTCAATGGCTGGGGGCCAGACAATCATCGCTACCGCAAGGTTCATAATCAAACGCAGTGGGACTTTTTCATGGCAAGTGCGCCGCCGATAATTGATGACGACATTGATGATGATGGTGTGTCTGACGGAGAGGATAATTGTCCTTATGATGCTAACACCGATCAGCTCGATACCAATGGTGATCTAGAGGGAGATGCTTGCGACATAGATGACGACGGCGATGGTTGGGCCGATGTTGATGACAATTGTTCGTTGGTTGCCAACCCTCAACAGAAGGATGCTGATAGCGACAGCGTCGGCGACGTGTGTGACAACTGTGTCATCACGCCCAACACTGATCAGCTCGATGCCGATGAAGATGGTGTTGGCGATCTCTGTGGTGCTTTCGGTTGCTAG
- a CDS encoding alpha/beta fold hydrolase yields the protein MNAPNALPCDLSVEIPVDSAGTPAWFEEALAMPRREGFVDSGGCAIHYFSWGDPSNPGVLLLHGFLAHARCFAFIAPLLANDYYLVAYDHSGMGDSGVRESYPDEIRLQELMDVAAATGLLDNDHKPTIVAHSYGGSIGLVAMEQCHERFARLVICDLMTLRPERLAAHAKESGPPGSQNPKRENRIYPDYDTAKARFVLSPPQRVNEPYLFDYMAFHSLKRVQDGWSWKFHPSVFERSVDIHERLLAQGKRIANAPGCVVIVYGQQSALFDDDSADYIRECGGEHIPMIGIANARHHLMLDQPVAFSSVLNTVLKMSRLQEASPQRHRE from the coding sequence ATGAATGCTCCAAACGCCCTACCCTGCGATCTTTCAGTTGAGATTCCTGTTGATTCAGCGGGGACCCCTGCGTGGTTTGAAGAAGCCCTCGCAATGCCGCGACGGGAAGGCTTCGTCGATTCAGGCGGTTGCGCAATTCATTATTTCAGCTGGGGCGACCCGTCCAACCCCGGCGTATTGCTGCTGCATGGGTTTCTCGCACACGCGCGCTGCTTTGCTTTCATCGCACCGCTGTTGGCCAACGATTATTACCTCGTGGCGTATGACCACTCCGGCATGGGAGATTCAGGCGTACGCGAATCGTACCCCGATGAGATTCGGCTGCAGGAGCTGATGGACGTGGCCGCGGCAACCGGCCTGCTCGACAATGACCACAAACCGACCATTGTTGCGCATTCATACGGTGGCAGCATTGGCCTGGTGGCCATGGAGCAATGCCATGAGCGATTCGCACGCCTCGTCATCTGCGATTTGATGACCTTGCGACCGGAGCGCCTGGCCGCGCATGCAAAAGAGAGCGGGCCGCCCGGTTCCCAGAACCCAAAGCGGGAAAACCGCATTTACCCTGATTATGACACTGCCAAGGCTCGCTTCGTTTTATCTCCCCCTCAGAGGGTGAATGAGCCCTATTTGTTCGACTATATGGCCTTCCATTCTCTCAAGCGGGTACAGGACGGCTGGTCCTGGAAGTTCCACCCCAGCGTCTTTGAGCGCAGCGTGGATATCCACGAGCGGCTATTAGCGCAGGGCAAGCGCATTGCCAACGCGCCAGGCTGTGTAGTTATCGTTTATGGTCAGCAAAGCGCCCTGTTCGATGACGATTCTGCCGACTACATCCGCGAGTGCGGCGGCGAGCATATCCCCATGATTGGGATCGCAAACGCGAGGCACCATCTGATGCTTGATCAGCCTGT
- a CDS encoding lipopolysaccharide biosynthesis protein yields the protein MKKPSSIVLPARQEIFFGLCLGVARGGLAIVASILLARTLSVTEFGEFASGINLTVIVLMFASLGTERLTMQVFRRAKRSGDFEAARGLRRIGPMVIIGTCLACIVILVPAHVVFQDDPFHEHMNFALVLALLPLLALSRFFVGSAAAHGRYLLGNSVHSLAPFTIIILLTLLVTALGWEELDVIHAVVIYGLAYGAVLLALYRIRQVAEPEEFRRGSHRLESIDWLRAGALFSLAMFCMTVLDRGGVVAVSWFADDDTGAAFLGAAGELAGFLLFLAMGASAVFSPIMTDAVNDQNTVALRKINFAWFRWVGGTAVVIGVLQLLYAKQLLALYGEEYEVATSAFIIYLAGFTISAFLLLPMMASQYLVGLGQSVFILGGWVVAGVIGMAYLGRHLGIQGVAIAQIGATIGANLGCILAGHRVVAKWKPEHTGGKATDK from the coding sequence ATGAAAAAACCGTCTTCCATCGTGCTGCCAGCGCGTCAGGAAATTTTTTTTGGCCTGTGCTTAGGAGTAGCTCGCGGTGGTCTGGCTATTGTTGCGAGCATCTTACTGGCTCGCACCCTGAGCGTTACCGAATTTGGAGAATTCGCTTCCGGAATCAACCTGACAGTTATCGTGCTGATGTTCGCATCGTTGGGTACGGAGCGGCTGACGATGCAAGTTTTTCGTCGTGCCAAGCGCTCTGGTGATTTTGAAGCGGCGCGCGGTTTAAGAAGAATTGGGCCTATGGTGATCATTGGAACTTGCCTGGCTTGCATTGTGATACTTGTGCCAGCACACGTTGTTTTTCAAGATGACCCCTTTCACGAGCACATGAATTTCGCGCTGGTTCTGGCGCTTCTGCCCCTGCTTGCCCTGTCTCGCTTTTTTGTCGGTTCAGCGGCCGCACACGGAAGATATCTTCTAGGAAATTCGGTCCATAGTTTGGCCCCGTTTACCATTATTATTCTTCTAACGCTTTTGGTAACAGCCTTGGGCTGGGAGGAACTCGACGTAATCCATGCGGTAGTCATCTACGGGTTGGCTTATGGCGCAGTCCTTCTTGCTCTTTATCGAATTCGACAAGTGGCCGAACCAGAAGAATTTCGAAGGGGCTCGCATCGGCTCGAATCGATAGATTGGTTGCGTGCTGGTGCGTTGTTTTCCCTCGCGATGTTCTGCATGACAGTGTTGGACAGGGGGGGTGTAGTGGCCGTTAGTTGGTTTGCAGATGACGACACGGGAGCGGCTTTTCTGGGCGCGGCTGGAGAACTTGCTGGTTTTCTGCTGTTCCTGGCAATGGGGGCAAGTGCGGTTTTTTCACCTATCATGACCGATGCCGTCAACGATCAGAACACCGTCGCTTTGCGAAAAATTAACTTTGCGTGGTTTCGCTGGGTCGGCGGAACTGCGGTAGTCATCGGGGTGCTTCAGTTGCTTTATGCCAAGCAATTACTTGCTTTGTATGGTGAGGAATACGAAGTCGCGACGAGCGCATTTATAATTTACTTGGCCGGATTTACGATCAGTGCGTTCCTTCTTCTACCCATGATGGCTAGTCAATACCTCGTCGGTCTAGGGCAGTCCGTTTTTATTCTCGGTGGTTGGGTGGTTGCGGGGGTGATCGGAATGGCGTACTTGGGGAGGCACTTAGGCATCCAAGGCGTCGCAATCGCGCAGATCGGCGCGACGATAGGGGCCAATCTCGGCTGCATTTTAGCGGGTCACCGCGTCGTGGCAAAATGGAAACCAGAACATACGGGTGGCAAGGCTACTGACAAATAA